TAGACTTATGTAACCCTTGAAATGAAAATACGAACATCACGATAATACCTAGTGCTGCAATAAGAGCGAATGGAATCAACGGATTACGTTTCATCTATTTTCTCCCCCCTCTATACCCCCTAATAATTAGATGATTCAGTTATTTCTATTGTACTTGAAAACGCTCTATCAGAAAAGGCGAAATTATCAGTTGTTGAAAATATTCCATAAATTCAGTTTATTAATCTTCTTATTTCTATCCTATATTTTTTTGATAAATATCTATGTTTCTCATCATATTTTTTGTTTTTCTACATATATTTTTGTATAAAATACACAAAATTAATCGAAAAATCGAAAAATGAGCATTTGCAAATCAAAAGACAATTCTGTAAAATATATTACAAGTATTGTAATCGGTACTTACAGCTAAATTTTAACAAAACTTAACAAAATAAAAAAGTTTACTTCACAAAGGTGAAGTAAACTTATATAAGAACTACTCTAAGAAATCTTTTAACCGTTTGCTACGGCTTGGATGTCTTAATTTACGAAGTGCTTTTGCTTCAATTTGACGAATACGCTCTCTTGTTACGCCGAATACTTTTCCGACTTCTTCAAGCGTACGAGTTCGTCCATCATCCAAACCAAAACGAAGACGAAGAACATTTTCTTCACGATCTGTTAGCGTATCTAACACATCTTCTAATTGTTCTTTCAGCAATTCATATGCTGCATGATCCGCAGGTGATGTTGCTTCTTGGTCTTCGATAAAATCGCCTAAGTGTGAGTCATCCTCTTCACCAATCGGTGTTTCAAGAGAAACTGGCTCCTGAGCAATCTTTAAGATTTCGCGTACTTTTTCTGGAGCAAGATCCATTTCTTCACCAATCTCTTCCGGAGTTGGTTCACGACCTAAATCTTGTAATAATTGACGTTGTACACGAATTAATTTATTGATTGTTTCAACCATATGAACCGGAATACGAATGGTTCTTGCTTGGTCTGCAATCGCACGTGTAATCGCTTGACGAATCCACCATGTTGCATACGTACTAAATTTAAATCCTTTGCGGTAGTCGAACTTTTCAACCGCTTTAATTAGACCCATATTCCCTTCTTGAATAAGGTCTAAGAAAAGCATACCGCGGCCAACGTATCTTTTTGCAATACTTACAACAAGACGTAAGTTTGCTTCTGCAAGACGGCGTTTTGCTTCTTCATCGCCTTCTTCAATACGAGTCGCCAATTGAATTTCTTCTTCAGCAGATAATAAATCAACACGACCAATTTCTTTTAAATACATGCGAACAGGGTCATTGATTTTCACACCTGGTGGTACACTTAAATCGTTTAGATCGAATTCTTCTTCCGTTTTTGTGATTTGATGATTATTTGGGCCTTCATCATTATCACCAACTAAATCAATCCCTTGTTCACCTAAATATTCATAATATTCATCCATTTGTTCGGATTCAATTTCAAATCCGTTCATGCGTTCTGCAATCTCTTCGTATGTAAGAACGCCACGTTTTTTTCCGAGCTCAGTGAGTTGTTCTTTCACTTGCTCAAGGGTCATTTCAGTTTCAATTTGTTTAGAACGAGCTGGTTTATCAGCCATTTGTTCCCCTCCTTACGCGAGATACAAACATTCATTATACTAAAATTTTATGCAAAAAGCTATCTTCTTGCTTTTTGATTTTGCAAATACGCTGCGTAAAATTTAGCAGCTTCTAGCGGATCAGCTTTTTCCATTTGCTTTACTGTAAAGATGGTTTCCATCTTTTTCAACTTTTCCTTATGGCGCTTTAACGCTTCCAAGTGTCCTTCCAGTATTTCATCTGTATATTCTGGATTGATAAACTCATCTGTCGAAATATTGGTAACGATATTTTTCAACTTTTCATCAGATAGCCAGTTTAAAAAATTTCCGACTGAAGGTTCATTTCCCTTTTCATAATATGCATATAGTTCATATAAAATCCCTTTATGTTCTTCCGTATGAAAATCTTCTATATGAGGCTCTATACGCACTGCTACTTCGGCACTTTGCAACATATGGTAAATCAGTTCCCTCTCTGCCCTTTCGAAGCCGGATCGTTTCGGCTTCGTTTGAACAATTTGAGATGGCTTCGAAATTTGCTTCGCTTGTTTTTGCTGTATCTTTTGTTCTTTGCGATATTGGTGCAATTGACTTAAAAGTGTTTCCATGGAATATGCAAATTCTTGTGATAACGATTTTAAATAGGACTCTGCCTGCATCGCATCTTGCAATAATGATAATTCTTTTAAAACACTTTTCACATATTCTTCTTTACCAGACTCATCTTGCAAATTTTTTCCTAAACGCAAATAATTTATTTTAAATCCAACAAAACTTATACTTGATTTAACGAGATTTTCAAAAGCCTTTGTTCCATATTGTTGCACATATTCATCAGGATCTAATTTCTCTGGCAATACAGTAACTTTAACTTGACAACCAACTTGAGTTAAGAGTTGCCCCGCTTTCATTGTCGCTTCTTGTCCAGCCTTATCACCATCATAGCAAAGAACAACAGTTTCAACATTACGTCGCAGAAGTTTCGCCTGTTCTTCCGTTAAAGCTGTTCCCATTGTTGCAACAGCTTCT
The window above is part of the Bacillus cytotoxicus NVH 391-98 genome. Proteins encoded here:
- the rpoD gene encoding RNA polymerase sigma factor RpoD produces the protein MADKPARSKQIETEMTLEQVKEQLTELGKKRGVLTYEEIAERMNGFEIESEQMDEYYEYLGEQGIDLVGDNDEGPNNHQITKTEEEFDLNDLSVPPGVKINDPVRMYLKEIGRVDLLSAEEEIQLATRIEEGDEEAKRRLAEANLRLVVSIAKRYVGRGMLFLDLIQEGNMGLIKAVEKFDYRKGFKFSTYATWWIRQAITRAIADQARTIRIPVHMVETINKLIRVQRQLLQDLGREPTPEEIGEEMDLAPEKVREILKIAQEPVSLETPIGEEDDSHLGDFIEDQEATSPADHAAYELLKEQLEDVLDTLTDREENVLRLRFGLDDGRTRTLEEVGKVFGVTRERIRQIEAKALRKLRHPSRSKRLKDFLE
- the dnaG gene encoding DNA primase, with the protein product MGNRIPEEVVEQIRTSSDIVEVIGEYVQLRKQGRNYFGLCPFHGENSPSFSVSSDKQIFHCFGCGEGGNVFSFLMKMEGLSFTEAVQKLGERNHIAVADYTSGKEQQDNISDDNVIMLQAHELLKKYYHHLLVNTEEGNEALSYLLNRGITKEMIEKFEIGYASPDWDAAAKILQKRGFSLMTMEQAGLLVRSEKDGSHYDRFRGRVMFPIHTLQGKVAAFSGRALGDDTPKYLNSPETPIFHKSKLLYNFHQARPFIRKRGQVVLFEGYADVLAAVKSGVEEAVATMGTALTEEQAKLLRRNVETVVLCYDGDKAGQEATMKAGQLLTQVGCQVKVTVLPEKLDPDEYVQQYGTKAFENLVKSSISFVGFKINYLRLGKNLQDESGKEEYVKSVLKELSLLQDAMQAESYLKSLSQEFAYSMETLLSQLHQYRKEQKIQQKQAKQISKPSQIVQTKPKRSGFERAERELIYHMLQSAEVAVRIEPHIEDFHTEEHKGILYELYAYYEKGNEPSVGNFLNWLSDEKLKNIVTNISTDEFINPEYTDEILEGHLEALKRHKEKLKKMETIFTVKQMEKADPLEAAKFYAAYLQNQKARR